Within the Planctomycetota bacterium genome, the region TGCCAGAGCGGCTGTCGGCACGCCCTTGACAACGCGGCGAGCGGCGGGTAGGATGGCGACATGGCTAGACTCGCTCGCGTCGTCGTGCCCGAGGTGCCCCACCACGTGACCCAGCGCGGCAACCGCCGCCAGCCTACCTTCTTTGGCGACGACGACTACGAGGCCTACCTCGACCTGATGGCCACCTGGTGCCGCCGCCACGGGGTGGAGGTGTGGGCCTACTGCCTGATGCCGAACCACGTGCACCTCGTGGCCACGCCGCCGACCGAGGCGGCCCTGGCTCGCGCCCTGGGCGAGGCACACCGCCGTTACACGCGAAGGGTCAACTTCCGCGAGGGCTGGCGCGGCCACCTGTGGCAGGGGCGCTTCGCGTCGTTCCCGATGGACGAGGCGCACCTCTACCGCGCCGTGCGCTACGTCGAGCTGAATCCCGTCCGCGCGCGGCTCGTGCGGGCGCCGTGGCGCTACCGCTGGAGCAGTGCGGCCGCGCACATGGCGGGGAAGGACGACCGGCTCGTCCGCGTCGCCCCGATGCTGGAGCGGGTGGACGACTGGCGCGAGTTCCTGGCCGAGGGGTTGAGCGTCGAGGAGGCCGACGAGATGCGGCGTCACGAGCGCAGCGGGCGCCCATTGGGTGGCGAGAGTTTCGTCCTCCGGCTCGAAGGCTTGCTGGGGCGCGTCCTGCGGCGCCAGAGGCCCGGCCCCAAGCAAGGGCATCGGAGGGCACGGCGTGCCAGGAGATAAGTATGATGTCCCCTGAACTGTCGTTCCGATGACCCTTGGGTCAAGGGACGACATCTCAAGAACGAATACAGCGGCGCTCTCATGGCTGACGTGGACTACGGCAGTCTTGGGCGGGGGCTTTCCACAATCAGTTGTCACCCACTTGAGATTGGCAAGATGTGTCTCCCCAAGCGGAAATCGGTTCCCTAGGGGGAAGGAGTGGGATAGCCACTGGAGACGCAGCATGAACACAATCCGACGCGCCCGCACTTACCAGCTCGCGATCACAGCGTTCGCGAGCATAGCCCTTGCCGGGTCAGTGCCGCCGCCCAGCAAAGACCCACTGACTGTAAAGCTGGTCGTTCCATACCGCACGGTGCTCGAAGACGAACTGATCAGGTTCAGCGTCTCCCTGCAAAACGACTCGGAGGGCAAGGTACCCTATATCGTGGACCCATTCGAAGCCGGAGGGAAACAAGTTTTCCTCAAGGTGGAGCGCGGTCTGCCTTACTTCGATGAGAACTTTCAGACAGATAGCCGGCCGGGCCATGGTCAGCCCGTAATCCGCACGATCGAGAGAGACGGCAACTGGGACCTGGTGGTGAAGAAGGCGTCCGCCGTGCTCGCGCCAGGCGAATCTGTGGTATGGGATGGCAGCCGGTTCGATGATACGCTCTTCTACATCACCTATGGTAAGCCAAAGTCTATTCAGGCGCAGGTTCTGATCGGCCCTGGCCGTTGGGTGTCTTCAGAGCGAGTTCCGATCAAGGTTGTCGAGAGAGGCATACGTCTGTCCCCTGTTGTCTTCCAGGAGTTCTACGAGTACTTCTCGCCGACGAAGAAGATGCGGCTGCGGTGCCCCGTGAAGGTGCATCGAGTGAGCATTGAAGGTAATGAGTACCTCTTCAGTGGGGGCGGTGGTCGGATATGTGAGGTCCCTAAGCGTATCATCCCTCAATTTGCCTGGGATTCGGAAGCCAGATTGCTCACAGTGCGCTTCCCGGGTGCCAAC harbors:
- a CDS encoding transposase; this encodes MARLARVVVPEVPHHVTQRGNRRQPTFFGDDDYEAYLDLMATWCRRHGVEVWAYCLMPNHVHLVATPPTEAALARALGEAHRRYTRRVNFREGWRGHLWQGRFASFPMDEAHLYRAVRYVELNPVRARLVRAPWRYRWSSAAAHMAGKDDRLVRVAPMLERVDDWREFLAEGLSVEEADEMRRHERSGRPLGGESFVLRLEGLLGRVLRRQRPGPKQGHRRARRARR